From Thermothelomyces thermophilus ATCC 42464 chromosome 6, complete sequence, the proteins below share one genomic window:
- a CDS encoding aldehyde dehydrogenase-like protein (Aldehyde dehydrogenase-like protein), with translation MAPKIDITTYPGNIINGEFVPTPTTRHSIDPATGEPLYEVPVARREDLDAAVRHARAAFKTWSATTHEERAGLVRAFADAIEANRDELERLQTMEQGKPLGLARTEVDMSLRWLRTFATMRLDDEVLDDNEERTIYSTRVPLGVVGAIVPWNWPILLGLGKIGPALMTGNTVIMKPSPYTPYCDLKLGELAMSVFPPGVVQVLSGDDSLGPWLTEHPGVDMISFTGSIPTGKKVAASCARTLKRYVLELGGNDAAIVCDDVDIDKCLPKIATLAFLNSGQICMLAKRIYVHDKIYDRFRDAMVEFTRNHIKTGGGFEPDVVVGPVQNSMQFELVKDMYAQIEKCGWKTALEGRVREGEKGYFIEPAIIDNPPEDSRIVVEEPFGPIVPLLRWSDEDDVVERANALETGLGASVWSRDLARAERLARRLAAGSVWVNSHFDVAPDVPFGGHKESGIGMEWGLEGFRHFTNSRSLWVWKKVFE, from the exons ATGGCCCCCAAAATTGATATCACG ACGTACCCCGGCAACATCATCAACGGCGAGTTCgtgccgacgccgacgacgcggCACTCGATCGACCCGGCCACGGGCGAGCCGCTGTACGAGGTGCCGGTGGCGCGGCGGGAGGACCTGGACGCGGCGGTCAGGCACGCGCGGGCCGCGTTCAAGACGTGGTCGGCGACGACGCACGAGGAGCGGGCGGGCCTGGTGCGGGCCTTTGCCGACGCCATCGAGGCCAACCGGGACGAGCTGGAGCGGCTGCAGACGATGGAGCAGGGCAAGCCGCTGGGGCTGGCGCGGACCGAGGTCGACATGTCGCTGCGGTGGCTGCGGACCTTTGCGACCATGCGGCTGGACGACGAGGTGCTCGACGACAACGAGGAGCGCACCATCTACTCGACCCGGGTGCCCCTGGGCGTCGTCGGTGCCATCGTGCCCTGGAACTGGCCCATCCTGCTGGGCCTGGGCAAGATCGGGCCGGCGCTCATGACGGGCAACACGGTCATCATGAAGCCGTCCCCCTACACGCCCTACTGTGACCTCAAGCTGGGCGAGCTCGCCATGTCCGTCTTCCCCCCGGGCGTGGTGCAGGTCCTCAGCGGCGACGACAGCCTGGGGCCCTGGCTGACCGAGCACCCGGGCGTCGACATGATCAGCTTCACCGGCTCGATCCCGACCGGCAAGAAGGTCGCGGCCAGCTGCGCCCGCACCCTCAAGCGCTACGTGCTCGAGCTGGGCGGCAACGACGCCGCCATCGTCTGCGACGACGTCGACATCGACAAGTGCCTGCCCAAGATCGCCACCCTCGCCTTCCTCAACTCGGGCCAGATCTGCATGCTGGCCAAGCGCATCTACGTCCACGACAAGATCTACGACCGCTTCCGCGACGCCATGGTCGAGTTCACCCGCAACCACATCAAGACGGGCGGCGGCTTCGAGCccgacgtcgtcgtcggccccGTCCAGAACAGCATGCA GTTCGAGCTGGTCAAGGACATGTATGCGCAGATCGAAAAGTGCGGGTGGAAGACGGCGCTCGAGGGCCGGGTGCGCGAGGGCGAAAAGGGCTACTTCATCGAGCCGGCCATCATCGACAACCCGCCCGAGGACTCGCGCATCGTGGTGGAGGAGCCCTTCGGCCCGATCGTGCCGCTGCTCCGGTGgtcggacgaggacgacgtgGTCGAGCGCGCCAACGCCCTCGAGACCGGCCTCGGCGCCTCCGTCTGGAGCCGCGACCTGGCCCGCGCCGAGCGCCTCGCCCgccgcctcgccgccggcagCGTCTGGGTCAACTCGCACTTCGACGTCGCCCCGGACGTCCCCTTTGGCGGCCACAAGGAGAGCGGCATCGGCATGGAGTGGGGGCTCGAGGGCTTCCGCCACTTCACCAACTCGCGCAGCCTCTGGGTCTGGAAGAAGGTCTTTGAATAA